The following are from one region of the Arachis duranensis cultivar V14167 chromosome 10, aradu.V14167.gnm2.J7QH, whole genome shotgun sequence genome:
- the LOC107469751 gene encoding uncharacterized protein LOC107469751 has translation MRGTAILRAVMISMAMAMLDLDAVSNECLFYCEESGHTARIYPRKFVWNPVRTQQQGRVFAMTVDDAMQSDALIQGQCYVKNWFLTVLYDSGALHSFISLTVARELGLDFSELKFDLIVHTPASQNALTSLACLQVPFTIRNRTFIHDLICLPLCGLEVILGLDWLSKHHVFLDCFKRNAVILSYSLDIKPFLSYTLYLSSAKLTLDESDCERYVLLAASSNDSEREIDFSIELVPGTGPISIAPYWMSPLELAKLKKQLDKLLGKKFIRPSASPWGAPVLLLKKKDGGMRL, from the exons ATGCGAGGCACAGCTATCCTCAGAGCTGTTATGATCTCCATGGCTATGGCTATGTTAGATTTGGATGCTGTAAGCAATGAATGCTTGTTTTACTGTGAGGAATCTGGACACACAGCTAGGATCTACCCAAGAAAGTTTGTTTGGAATCCAGTGCGAACCCAGCAACAAGGTCGAGTTTTTGCTATGACTGTTGATGATGCTATGCAATCAGACGCCCTTATCCAAGGTCAGTGTTATGTCAAGAATTGGTTTCTAACTGTATTGTATGATTCGGGTGCATTgcattcctttatttctttaactGTTGCTCGTGAGTTGGGActagatttttctgagttgaaATTTGATCTAATTGTCCATACACCTGCATCCCAAAATGCTTTGACCAGTTTAGCGTGCCTGCAAGTACCATTCACTATTAGGAACAGAACTTTTATACATGATCTAATCTGTTTGCCTCTatgtggtttagaagttattctAGGATTAGATTGGTTGTCCAAGCATCATGTTTTCCTTGATTGCTTTAAAAGAAATGCTGTTATTCTGTCTTATAGTTTAGATATTAAACCATTTCTGTCATATACTTTATATCTGAGTTCTGCAAAACTTACCTTAGACGAGAGTGATTGTGAGAGGTATGTTCTGTTAGCGGCTAGCTCGAATGACAGTGAA CGAGAGATAGACTTTAGCATTGAACTAGTACCTGGAACCGGACCGATTTCCATAGCACCGTACTGGATGTCACCACTGGAACTTGCGAAATTAAAGAAGCAGTTGGATAAGCTACTTGGAAAGAAATTTATTCGTCCCAGTGCATCACCTTGGGGAGCTCCAGTATTGCtattaaagaagaaggatggtggAATGAGACTTTGA